The Agaribacterium sp. ZY112 genome includes the window GCAGGTTATGCGAGGTAAAAGGGTGGATGCGAAAGCATTTTTATTGGATATCGCAAGCCGTCAAGAGAGGCTCTACACGGAAAAAATTAGCTATAGTTCTACGCTTTCTGACTTAGGTTTAAGTGCTGCTACCAGCCCTGAGGGGCATTATTCAGTAGCCGTGAGTGTTACACCCAGCGGCTGTAGCCCTTCCACAACAAAGTGCACTTATTATAAGTTGACTGCAACAGGGCCCTCTAACGATGCAGAGTGCTTAACCCTTACTTTTGATAGCTTAGGGGGCAAGGGATATACTGGCTCAGCTTCAAGCTATGACCAGTGCTGGCGTTAGTGTTTTATGCTTAAGAGCATTTGTCGAGTATGTGGGAGCCAAGGGCTTTACGTACTCGGCCACTTCTATAAATGATCAGTTGTTGCTTTTCTTTTTCTTCAATATCGCACCAATAAAAACGCCCGCTTTGGTAGATTGTTGTGCCTAGATAGTCGTAGCGAATAAATTCTTTTTGGCCAAAACTTTTCCATACCACTTGTCGTGAATGGCGAAACCCATCGCTTAGTAGTAAAAGTGCTTCGTTATTGTCTCGCCTTTCATTGGCATTTGTATCCGCAAATATCATTCTCTGTTGAGACCAGTCATTAACACAGTCTTGCTGATTTATGCTGGGGCAGAGTAAGGTATGTGTATGGCTACTGACCGCATGTATACGAGCATAGTTTAGCTCGTGCTGTAAGGCATTAAGGTCCGTTCTTGCTTGATTCTTTCTAATAAGTTCAGAGAAACTAGGT containing:
- a CDS encoding type IV pilin protein; the protein is MIKVSRGFTLIELMIVVAIIGIISAFAIPAYNKQVMRGKRVDAKAFLLDIASRQERLYTEKISYSSTLSDLGLSAATSPEGHYSVAVSVTPSGCSPSTTKCTYYKLTATGPSNDAECLTLTFDSLGGKGYTGSASSYDQCWR
- a CDS encoding GspH/FimT family protein encodes the protein MKQLQGFISMFELLITLLISSLLLSIAIPSFSELIRKNQARTDLNALQHELNYARIHAVSSHTHTLLCPSINQQDCVNDWSQQRMIFADTNANERRDNNEALLLLSDGFRHSRQVVWKSFGQKEFIRYDYLGTTIYQSGRFYWCDIEEKEKQQLIIYRSGRVRKALGSHILDKCS